A genomic window from Triticum urartu cultivar G1812 chromosome 7, Tu2.1, whole genome shotgun sequence includes:
- the LOC125522970 gene encoding aldehyde dehydrogenase family 2 member C4-like, with amino-acid sequence MASERNGDGGKARAAENGNGGGSGVPMEMPEIRHTKLFINGAFVDAVSGKTFETRDPRTGDVIASIAEGDKKDVDLAVKVAREAFDHGKWPRMPGSERGRIMMKYADLVEEHADELTLLESLDAGKPCTVTRAVDMATAVRSLRYFAGAADKIHGETLKMSRQFQGHTLREPMGVAGLIIPWNFPAIMFFSKVAPALAAGCTMVVKPAEQTPLSALYFAHLAKQAGVPDGVINVITGFGPTAGAAIASHMDVDMVSFTGSTAVGRLIMEASARSNLKPVSLELGGKSPLIIFDDADVDMAVGLAIAANFFNKGEACIAASRVYLQEGIYDRFVKKLAQRMESWVVGDPFDPRVNQGPQVDKAQYERVLGFIDHGKREGATVLTGGKPFGQRGYYIEPTVFTDVKDDMIIAKEEIFGPVMCLMKFTSVEEAIARANDTRYGLAAGVVTKDINVANRMARSIRAGVVWVNCYFAMDSDCPFGGRKMSGFGKDDGMHALDKFLAVKSVVTPVYDSPWL; translated from the exons ATGGCGAGCGAGCGCAATGGCGACGGGGGCAAGGCGCGCGCCGCGGAGAACGGCaacggcggcggcagcggcgtgCCCATGGAGATGCCGGAGATCAGGCACACCAAGCTCTTCATCAACGGGGCCTTCGTCGACGCCGTCTCCG GTAAGACATTCGAGACCAGGGATCCGCGTACCGGGGATGTGATCGCCAGCATCGCCGAAGGTGACAAGAAGGACGTGGACCTGGCGGTCAAGGTGGCAAGAGAAGCCTTCGATCATGGCAAATGGCCTCGCATGCCCGGATCC GAAAGAGGAAGGATCATGATGAAGTACGCGGACCTGGTGGAGGAGCACGCGGACGAGCTGACCCTGCTGGAGAGCCTGGACGCCGGCAAGCCGTGCACCGTCACCAGGGCGGTCGACATGGCGACCGCCGTGAGGTCCCTGCGCTACTTCGCGGGTGCGGCCGACAAGATCCACGGCGAGACGCTCAAGATGTCGAGGCAGTTCCAGGGGCACACCCTGCGCGAGCCCATGGGCGTCGCCGGGCTCATCATCCCCTGGAACTTCCCTGCCATCATGTTCTTCTCCAAGGTCGCCCCGGCGCTTGCCGCCGGCTGCACCATGGTCGTCAAGCCGGCCGAGCAGACCCCGCTCAGTGCCCTGTACTTCGCTCACCTAGCCAAGCAG GCCGGAGTCCCGGATGGGGTGATCAATGTGATCACCGGCTTCGGCCCGACGGCGGGAGCGGCGATCGCGTCTCACATGGACGTCGACATG GTGAGTTTCACGGGATCAACAGCAGTTGGGCGGCTGATAATGGAGGCGTCGGCGAGGAGCAACCTGAAGCCGGTGTCGCTCGAGCTGGGTGGCAAATCTCCCCTCATCATCTTCGACGACGCAGACGTCGACATGGCCGTGGGTCTCGCCATCGCCGCCAACTTCTTCAACAAG GGAGAAGCTTGCATTGCGGCGAGCCGTGTGTACCTGCAAGAGGGCATCTACGACCGGTTCGTGAAGAAGCTGGCGCAACGCATGGAGAGTTGGGTCGTCGGGGACCCTTTCGATCCTCGCGTCAATCAAGGGCCTCAG GTGGACAAGGCTCAATATGAGAGGGTGCTCGGCTTCATCGACCATGGCAAGAGAGAAGGGGCCACCGTCCTGACAGGGGGGAAGCCCTTTGGCCAGAGAGGCTACTACATCGAGCCCACGGTTTTCACCGATGTTAAG GATGACATGATCATTGCAAAGGAGGAGATCTTCGGACCCGTCATGTGCCTTATGAAGTTCAC GTCGGTGGAGGAGGCGATCGCGAGGGCCAACGACACGAGGTACGGGCTGGCGGCGGGGGTGGTGACCAAGGACATCAACGTGGCCAACAGGATGGCGCGGTCGATCCGCGCCGGGGTGGTGTGGGTGAACTGCTACTTCGCCATGGACAGCGACTGCCCGTTCGGGGGCCGCAAGATGAGCGGGTTCGGCAAGGACGACGGCATGCACGCGCTCGACAAGTTCCTCGCCGTCAAGTCCGTCGTCACCCCCGTCTACGACTCGCCCTGGCTCTAG